Genomic segment of Pochonia chlamydosporia 170 chromosome 1, whole genome shotgun sequence:
TTACCTTGAAAGACAGCTTCTCTCCGTATCATCTTTGACGAAGAACTGGGGCGAGGATATCGACATACCGCCTACTGTTGATATTAATGATGTTGTGTATCTGTCTCAGTTACACGACAGTGTATGCCTTGTGGACATAGGCGGCAAAACATGGATATTCAAAGCCTTGACGAGTTACACCAAGTATCTCTACCACGAGCTCAGACAGCTGCTCAAAATGCCGTCACACCCAAACGTTATTTCCCGACCAGTTCATCTTGTCACCAAAAAATGTAGTTTCGGAAACAAGACCGCGGTCATAGGCTTCACTTTGGAGTATCACGTTTACGGAAGCTTGCGGGACCTGATTCCATTCATGCAGCTCCACGGCCAAGTGTCACTCGCCGATAAGACCAAGTGGTCTCTGCAACTAGCCTCTGCCTTGTTGCACCTCCACCATGTTGCTCATTTCTTTTACCCGGATCTCAGGTTGGACAATATTGTCCTGTCTGAATCTTCTGATGCTATCATGGTGGATTTTGAGCAGCGTGGCGTTTGGTGCGAGTTTGCGGCCCCGGAAGTCAACGCAATTGAATACATTCGACTCCTTGCAATTGATGAGGAAATTGATCCGGATATCCGTGACAAGTACGCAGATATTCTGTCGGAGATGCTCCCTGGATGGGAGAGGATGGGTCAAGGAGAGGAATACATTTGGCCGTCAAAGGGTTATAATGTTCCATGGGCGTGCCTTACACGCACCGAGGAGGAAGCATGCGAGGTTTACATGCTTGGTAGGGTTCTTTGGTGCATCTTCGAGGCCAGTAGTGCTCCTCAACGAGCAGCTGTCTGGCTATCATACCCATGGGAACCACTTGTAGAGTTCCCAGGTTACACGACGACCCCAAAGCCCATCagagagctcattgacgctTGTACTCGTGGGAGACAGGTTGGTCTAAGCAAGCATATTGTCAGAAAACAGAAAAAGCTTGTGATGCGTGAGTTGGAGAACACAGACGAGTCCACCGCTGAGCAGGTACAGCAGATTGCGAGCGACTGGTGGACTAAGGAGATTGAATTTTCAGAGAAGTGGCTGAAGCAGAGGGCGGATGGCATGAAGAGTGGTAACTGGAATGAGAATTATTACAATCGCCCCAGTTTACAGCAAGTTCATGATGCCCTCAATGCTTTTAAGCAGCAAAATGGATATTCGTTCTAGAACGGCAGCGGGAGCAGGAGTATGTGGGGTTTCAGGTGAGGATTTAAAGATATGTTACGACTAGATAGACTGTTTATTGGAATTTGGCAATCTGTTTTTATAAATGACTAAAGAAAAAAACTCCTCAAAGACGCCTAAAACAGCGGGGGCATCACCCATATATACATATGTGCCAAAAATAGGGGGCACGTTTACAAGAAAAATGATATGTGAGGTGTCAAGTAAAGGTACATAAATCTCGGTGGTCAACGCAATAACGCTTCGCGGCTATCAGAAGTTCCCATTCTCTCAGCATAGCGCCATATGCGGATACCTGTGAGGTTGGCTCGGGCGGTGTCAAGAGCTTTTGTAAGTGACAAAGCGACTTTCACAACACGAACTTAAATCATTTCATTCGCTTGGAGCGATGTTCATCTCCCTGGTCGGAAATGGAACGTTTGGAACCAGCACCACCTGCCGATGATGTTCGCAGTCGTCCAAGTAAGCTGCGAAATCTTGTGATAT
This window contains:
- a CDS encoding tyrosine-protein kinase, active site protein (similar to Metarhizium robertsii ARSEF 23 XP_007820367.1) → MDLSQQSIHDVIHPTAAFSTFDGVNHVVGATPTLDTQSSWDDSLLNPKNRFDSLCPPKNPLWRIDGCTAFGTQIYAVPLFVDKISPFRVDVFIPEPATLPADVRDALDLDVTFYTRDRARISRLGITSHVLRCLQYWSSTQKDPMGIYDNLPFGSRIVFQNLPKAVSKALISVVPTHYLERQLLSVSSLTKNWGEDIDIPPTVDINDVVYLSQLHDSVCLVDIGGKTWIFKALTSYTKYLYHELRQLLKMPSHPNVISRPVHLVTKKCSFGNKTAVIGFTLEYHVYGSLRDLIPFMQLHGQVSLADKTKWSLQLASALLHLHHVAHFFYPDLRLDNIVLSESSDAIMVDFEQRGVWCEFAAPEVNAIEYIRLLAIDEEIDPDIRDKYADILSEMLPGWERMGQGEEYIWPSKGYNVPWACLTRTEEEACEVYMLGRVLWCIFEASSAPQRAAVWLSYPWEPLVEFPGYTTTPKPIRELIDACTRGRQVGLSKHIVRKQKKLVMRELENTDESTAEQVQQIASDWWTKEIEFSEKWLKQRADGMKSGNWNENYYNRPSLQQVHDALNAFKQQNGYSF